The Arachis duranensis cultivar V14167 chromosome 9, aradu.V14167.gnm2.J7QH, whole genome shotgun sequence genomic sequence AGGCATCTTCTTTACTTCAGAGTTTGCTAGATGAAGCTTTTCGAGTTTGCTTTGATATCCGAAGGACGAGGGCAATTCTCGGATGGATGTGTGTCGCAAATCCAGTTCTGTCATGTTTTCTGATATCACTGAAAATTTGTTCAATCTTTTGCAGTGATAGAGGCTCAGATAACGAAGGGATTTCAAGTGAGCATTAGTTTCAAGTCTGGCAAGTTGAGAGCACCAGCTTAGATCCAATGTCTCAAGCTTGTTGAGGGAGAAGACAGATGGATGGACACGAGTCAAGCGGAGACAATATTTGAGATCCAACTTCTCAAGATTGGTGGCTTTTGATAAGTCTGGAAACTCCTTCAACTGTGAGGAATATGGAGCCTTAAGGACCTTCAAATTCACAAGATTCTGTACCAATAACAACAAGTGATTGTGTCAGCTAGTGAAATTGCATAGGTGCTCTTAGGCAGCGTTTGCTTTATGTCTTACTTGAGACAGAGACACAGAGACACAGAATTAAAGACATGGACACAAATTATTAGTGTATATGTATTGTGTTTGATAAAACATTGAATAAGACactaaaattagaaaaagtccatattttgtaaaaattaataagggatagaaatataaaaaattgataaaggaTAAAAgcgtaaaaaattgataaggaataaaagtataaaaattaattgtgtaaaaattaataagagataAAAGTGTAAAAAATTATGTCCAATTGATTGTGTCTTTGTGTCTCAACATTCTGGAGGAACATTAAATACATGTATTCTCTGTGCATTTGTATACTAATGTGTCCATCTAAAATTTGTGTCTCAACAAACAAACAATAGACATGTACTAGCGTGTCCATGTCTCTGTGTCAGTACCTTTGAAACTAAACGTTGCCTTAAGAATTAAGAAACACATTTTTGTTTTGGTCCGAACCAATTTAACACCGCACATTTCAGAAATGACTTTAATTAGGGAATTAATTTTTGATAACCAATTTGAGCTAACCTTTTTTGAAATTATCTTTCTATCGTTATACTTATAATCTCTCTTTCTcatctcatttttcttcttcctcccaccaccacttttaagttttaagacCACCACAACTTCACTCTTCCCTGCTACCGCCAGCCATTCTAATCTAAAAGTTCCCTATACATTTTCGGAATTTTAGTTTTCAATGATTCTATTCTCTCATTCCTTCTCAATTGCTATTATTTCCTCATACTCCCAGTCATGTTCATAAATACCTGAACACACAGATTCCACTATTATATGGTAAGTTATATTTCTATTTCCCATACATAATCAAATGAGGAGAGAATTCAGTTCACTTTTCACACAACCATTACAATTCCTCCAATTCATACTATCTATACTAATAATTAACTCTATTGTACTAATTTATCTACGGCCATTATACATGCTACAGTAGCATCCCTCTTCATAAATTGAACATGAAAcatatgaaaatgatttttgCACATTATTCATCAGCAACAGAAATATCAATAAAGCAAAAGAGCAAAAAATGGTATGTGAACATCATTCTCCAAATAGTTCTAATAACTAACATAATTACATAAACATGTATGGACAGAGTTAGTTACCTGGATCCCATACCAAAGTTTTTCCACTTGACTATAAGGTAGTTCCAATATAACTAGCTTCTCAGCAGAAAATTTCTTTGGTAATGATTTGAGAGGGTAATAAGTCCAACGAAGATATCTGAGTCGACTTGGCAACTGTTGAAGCCCCTCGGGAAAGTGTAAGAGGTGTTGTTCCCCATAAAAGTCAAGAAATCGCAGCTTACTCATCTTAGAAAATACTTGTGGACTTAACTGCATGTCCCTAACTGTTGCTTTGGAATAGCTGAAGTTTATGCTTCTAATGGCCTCACTCCCCTGTTTTAAAGTATAGTTAACAACAATAAGAGTAAGTATGCATTCTTGTTTTAACACTTTTGAAAGTTGAAACACTAAATATATACACTTTGGtctttaaaagatttttcattTTAACACATAACAAAAGAATGAAATGCAACATTTATCTCAGAGAAGTCAAATATTCTTCTTGCAAACCCAACAAAAAAATGAAGTAAAATGTTCTATACATCATAAGTTTGACATTTACCTGATTATTTTTCAGTACTTGATAAATGTCCTCAGGATTCCAAATTCGACTATAGTTACCAGGGTCTTCAATAGATTCTTGGCGAACAATCTCCCAAGCCATTTCTTGTACAATATCATGCATTGTCACTACATCCTCTTTAGAAATGGTTATGAAAGATATATCTTCAAGTCTTTTCAATGCTGCAGGAACTGGAAAATCCCCATGCTTTAACAAACTCTCTAAGTACTTCACCTTCAACTTCATTCCATCAAAAAAGCATGCAATGTCCAAAAGCATTGATTTCTCTTGGCGATCCAACTCATCATAACTCAGCCTCATCATATCAAAAACCTTCTTATTCGGAATCTTCCCAAGTTTCTCTAATTCACTTTCCCATATCCACTTTTCTTTTCCATGAAGTAAATGACCCAAAGTCTTGAGAACCAGTGGAATCCCTTTGGCATGATCCACCACCCTCTCTGCTAACACACGATACTCCTTTTCAACAACTTCATTTTGTTGAAACGCAATCAAATTGAAAAGCTGAAGTGCTTCATCAGATTCCAATGGTTCAACCTTGTATGTATCATTAGCATGAGCATATTTCGCAAGCACTTGCCTATCTCTGGTAGTTACAATAATTCTACTACCTGATCCAAAACTTTGCGGGGTTCCAACTAGAATTTCAAACTGCTCTGATTGATTAACATCATCAAGAACAATAAGAACCTTCATGCGGCCAATTCTCTTCTCAACATAAGTAGGCAATCCATTTTGTGTGTCAATTTCAAGATTTTCGCCTAAGAGTTTAGAAAAGAGTTCATTCTTCAAGTAAATAATTCCATGTCTCAATGATACTTCCCTTACGTTTCGAAGAAAAACAACGCTTTCGTATTCATCACGAAGTAGGTTATAAACTACTTCTGAAACGGTTGTCTTTCCAAAACCACCCATGCCCCAAATTCCAATGACACGGACGCTCTCTGGCTCTTGGCGAAGCAATGATTCAACACGAGAAATTGATTTAGCAATTCCGAAAAGTCCTTTTGAGGAAAACTGGCGCATATTTTTCAACCTAGTGTTCACTGATTGGATGATTTCTTCAATAAGCTCAGCATCATTCCTATGCAACAAACATCAGATAAAAAAGAGTGTAAGCTTGAACAAACGTTATAATAGCTAATTGACGAAGCAATCACAGGCGGCGACAGCAGATACACCGACGGAGCCACAGACAGTGGCCACCTTAGCGTTGAAAGCCACGGAAGCTCCATGGCGGAGGTGACCGGCGATAAATGTTTTGAAATGATTTTAGAATAGAAGGTGCTGCAAAGCCCAAAGGGCCTGCCAATGGGCTTTATATCAAAAGCAGAGCTAGATCGGAGCAGGAGTGTTGACCCAATATGTACAGTAAAGGACAAATAGATCTGTCTAACAATAATCCGGTTTATGGAAACCAAAACGAAAACAAattccaaataatttttttaatttaatttaatttaattctt encodes the following:
- the LOC107464771 gene encoding disease resistance protein RPV1 — protein: MFQNPRTLACKMKYIGLIVCVIAICIAIIAQKFDAETPVEENTPPSYPEASSPTHDTKFDVFISFSGKDIREGLLSHLTKALRQKQIFTFVDTKLEQGGEISQELLQAIEKSLISLVVFSENYAFSTWCLDELVKIMECRREKGQIVLPVFYRVEPSHVRHQKGVFSTAFAKQEKRFGKEKAQTWRSAFQEAANISGFHSAKFGNDAELIEEIIQSVNTRLKNMRQFSSKGLFGIAKSISRVESLLRQEPESVRVIGIWGMGGFGKTTVSEVVYNLLRDEYESVVFLRNVREVSLRHGIIYLKNELFSKLLGENLEIDTQNGLPTYVEKRIGRMKVLIVLDDVNQSEQFEILVGTPQSFGSGSRIIVTTRDRQVLAKYAHANDTYKVEPLESDEALQLFNLIAFQQNEVVEKEYRVLAERVVDHAKGIPLVLKTLGHLLHGKEKWIWESELEKLGKIPNKKVFDMMRLSYDELDRQEKSMLLDIACFFDGMKLKVKYLESLLKHGDFPVPAALKRLEDISFITISKEDVVTMHDIVQEMAWEIVRQESIEDPGNYSRIWNPEDIYQVLKNNQGSEAIRSINFSYSKATVRDMQLSPQVFSKMSKLRFLDFYGEQHLLHFPEGLQQLPSRLRYLRWTYYPLKSLPKKFSAEKLVILELPYSQVEKLWYGIQNLVNLKVLKAPYSSQLKEFPDLSKATNLEKLDLKYCLRLTRVHPSVFSLNKLETLDLSWCSQLARLETNAHLKSLRYLSLYHCKRLNKFSVISENMTELDLRHTSIRELPSSFGYQSKLEKLHLANSEVKKMPGSMKLLTSLKYLDISDCKNLQTLPELPLSIETLDADNCTSLKAVFFPNASEQLKENKKKAVFWNCLKLENQFLNAVALNAYINMVRFSNQYLSAIEHENVDNSNEDPEASYVYPGSKVPNWLEYQTNMDHLTVNLSSAPYAPKLGFILCFIVPAVPSEGFRLMFTISGDDQEEDDVNEVRLYVDRPRKEISWDHVILIYDQRCSSFLNNRGQNRRMFNIKVSVVSLSMTSEYVAVELKGFGVHPVNPLEYPSFISFIKKMEQLGYYTTPATVNPVSLWNGIRSWFGAHNWG